In the Streptomyces sp. 840.1 genome, one interval contains:
- a CDS encoding DUF6479 family protein: protein MDVSRGALNSLALTLADGRGATGVVMAVVGVILVALLIGAVWLGKRRQAQAPPPPRPEEQPVAPDHRTHVEEPDVHADDSFPADGRGLSPYELGEHGDEHGRPENDEKRG, encoded by the coding sequence ATGGACGTATCGCGTGGAGCCCTGAATTCCCTGGCCCTCACCCTCGCGGACGGGCGCGGAGCGACCGGGGTGGTGATGGCCGTCGTCGGAGTGATCCTGGTGGCCCTGCTGATCGGTGCCGTGTGGCTCGGCAAGCGACGGCAAGCCCAGGCGCCCCCTCCGCCCCGCCCCGAGGAGCAGCCGGTGGCGCCGGACCACCGCACGCACGTCGAGGAGCCGGACGTGCACGCCGACGACAGCTTCCCGGCCGACGGCCGCGGGCTCTCGCCGTACGAGCTCGGTGAGCACGGGGACGAGCACGGCCGCCCCGAGAACGACGAGAAGCGCGGCTGA
- a CDS encoding GNAT family N-acetyltransferase, which produces MRSSVTQSGRPAPGEGVRIRRAVARDARRLTRLVQASRAYEGPYAPMVAGYRVGPDYIETHRVFTAVEEATGRLLGFYSLVLDPPELDLMFVADDVQGGGIGRLLAGHLRDEARRAGLTGVRIVSHPPAEGFYRSVGALRTGTERAAPPAVMWDRPELLLPVT; this is translated from the coding sequence ATGAGATCAAGTGTTACGCAGTCGGGGCGTCCGGCGCCGGGTGAAGGCGTACGGATCAGGCGCGCGGTCGCCCGGGATGCGCGGCGGCTGACCCGTCTGGTCCAGGCCTCGCGGGCCTACGAAGGGCCGTACGCCCCGATGGTCGCCGGATACCGGGTGGGCCCCGACTACATCGAGACGCACCGGGTCTTCACAGCCGTCGAGGAGGCCACCGGACGGCTGCTCGGCTTCTACTCACTCGTCCTGGATCCGCCCGAGCTCGACCTCATGTTCGTCGCCGACGACGTGCAGGGCGGCGGCATCGGGCGCCTGCTGGCCGGACATCTGAGGGACGAGGCGCGCCGGGCCGGGCTCACCGGTGTGCGCATCGTCTCGCACCCGCCGGCCGAGGGCTTCTACCGCAGCGTGGGCGCCCTGCGGACCGGCACCGAGCGAGCCGCACCGCCCGCCGTGATGTGGGACCGGCCCGAACTGCTGCTCCCGGTCACCTGA
- a CDS encoding xanthine dehydrogenase family protein subunit M, with protein sequence MKPFGYLRAASVAEAVRESAADPGARFLGGGTNLVDLMKLGVEAPGLLIDVSRLPLDRVTETADGGLRIGATVRNSDLAAHHAVRTRYPALSQALLAGASGQLRNTATTGGNLLQRTRCPYFQDTSKPCNKREPGSGCPAREGAHRDLAVLGHSAACVATHPSDMAVALAALDATVVLHGPDGERTVPATGFHRLPGDDPATDTVIRPGELITEVLLPPLPDGTVSLYRKARDRASFAFALASVAVVLHVSGGRAEHAALAFGCLAHRPWRAHAAEEILRGAPATEETYEAAVDAELAAARPLRDNAFKVTLARRLAVDALAELTARP encoded by the coding sequence ATGAAACCCTTCGGATATCTGCGCGCCGCGTCCGTCGCCGAAGCGGTCCGGGAGAGCGCGGCCGACCCGGGCGCGCGGTTCCTCGGCGGCGGAACCAACCTCGTCGACCTGATGAAGCTGGGGGTGGAGGCCCCCGGCCTGCTCATCGACGTCAGCCGGCTCCCGCTCGACCGGGTGACGGAGACGGCCGACGGCGGGCTGCGCATCGGCGCGACGGTGCGCAACAGCGACCTGGCCGCCCACCACGCGGTACGCACCCGCTACCCCGCCCTCTCCCAGGCGCTGCTGGCCGGCGCCTCGGGGCAACTGCGCAACACCGCCACCACCGGCGGCAACCTCCTCCAGCGCACCCGCTGTCCGTACTTCCAGGACACGTCCAAGCCCTGCAACAAGCGCGAGCCCGGCAGCGGCTGTCCGGCCCGCGAGGGAGCCCACCGCGACCTCGCCGTCCTCGGCCACTCCGCCGCGTGCGTCGCCACCCACCCCTCGGACATGGCGGTGGCCCTGGCCGCGCTCGACGCCACGGTCGTACTGCACGGACCGGACGGCGAACGGACCGTACCCGCCACCGGATTCCACCGGCTGCCCGGGGACGACCCGGCCACCGACACCGTGATCCGGCCGGGCGAACTGATCACCGAGGTCCTCCTGCCGCCGCTGCCCGACGGCACGGTCTCCCTCTACCGCAAGGCCCGCGACCGCGCGTCGTTCGCCTTCGCCCTGGCCTCCGTCGCGGTCGTCCTGCACGTCAGCGGCGGCCGGGCCGAACACGCGGCCCTCGCGTTCGGCTGCCTCGCGCACCGCCCCTGGCGGGCCCACGCCGCCGAGGAGATCCTGCGCGGCGCACCCGCCACCGAGGAGACGTACGAAGCGGCGGTCGACGCCGAACTCGCCGCCGCCCGCCCCCTGCGCGACAACGCGTTCAAGGTGACCCTGGCCCGCCGGCTCGCCGTCGACGCCCTGGCCGAACTCACCGCCCGCCCCTGA
- a CDS encoding tyrosine-protein phosphatase encodes MQTVRDVPAVSVLNLRDLGGIALQHGRRVRPGRVLRSGQLSGLGPADDAAVAALGIRTVVDLRTADERASAPDRLPPGARRFVADVLGDNPGVAPARLRALLADTVEAERLLGDGKAEEMFAETYRQMVLSPRAAAAYRALVDTVADGAACPVLFHCTAGKDRTGWAAALLLLLLGASRDTVRTEYLAVNPVVRLAFRPYVQNFLDAGGDPEIASAIIEVRPRYLNTALDAMDERWGGLDGYVRDGLRLPEATLRRLRTELVSP; translated from the coding sequence GTGCAAACCGTCAGGGACGTCCCGGCAGTGTCCGTTCTCAACCTGCGCGACCTGGGCGGCATCGCCCTGCAGCACGGCCGCCGGGTCAGGCCAGGCCGGGTGCTGCGCTCCGGTCAGCTCAGCGGACTGGGCCCGGCGGACGACGCCGCAGTGGCGGCGCTCGGCATCCGCACGGTCGTCGATCTGCGCACCGCGGACGAACGTGCCTCGGCCCCCGACCGCCTGCCGCCCGGAGCCCGGCGGTTCGTCGCGGATGTGCTCGGGGACAACCCGGGCGTGGCACCCGCCAGGCTCCGCGCCCTGCTCGCCGACACCGTCGAGGCGGAGCGGCTGCTCGGCGACGGAAAGGCCGAGGAGATGTTCGCGGAGACGTACCGGCAGATGGTGCTCTCGCCCCGGGCCGCCGCCGCCTACCGGGCCCTCGTCGACACGGTCGCCGACGGTGCCGCGTGCCCGGTGCTCTTCCACTGCACGGCGGGCAAGGACCGCACGGGCTGGGCGGCGGCGCTGCTCCTGCTTCTGCTGGGAGCCTCGCGGGACACGGTGCGGACCGAGTACCTCGCGGTGAACCCGGTGGTGCGCCTGGCCTTCCGGCCGTACGTGCAGAACTTCCTCGACGCGGGCGGCGACCCCGAGATCGCGTCCGCGATCATCGAGGTCCGCCCCCGCTATCTCAACACGGCGCTGGACGCCATGGACGAGCGGTGGGGAGGTCTCGACGGCTACGTACGGGACGGCCTGCGGCTGCCCGAAGCGACCCTTCGACGCCTGCGCACCGAACTCGTGAGCCCTTAG
- a CDS encoding VOC family protein: MTASTSGKASAPAPLTGPAAPCWVNLMTRDLESAQDFYGPVMGWTFRPGKLGQEFSVARRGDVPVAGIGAVATTFHVAVAWTPYFAVRDADVTASRIRERSGTVAVGPLALGKGRGALAADREGAGFGIWERTEPATSPPAPDGHSHAWLRLHTRSAFDAAIFYGEVLDWASGLPGSCEVSYAGDEVIVTCGGRQLARISSGAVEAAPDPLVRPRWQVNFPVPDVAAAVASAQEHGGSLVEELSRPDAREATLLDPDGGLFTLTDVHNPAATPA; encoded by the coding sequence ATGACCGCAAGCACCTCTGGCAAGGCATCCGCTCCCGCGCCTCTGACCGGGCCCGCGGCGCCGTGCTGGGTCAACCTGATGACCCGGGACCTGGAGTCGGCGCAGGACTTCTACGGCCCGGTGATGGGCTGGACCTTCCGGCCGGGCAAGCTCGGCCAGGAGTTCTCGGTGGCCCGCCGCGGTGACGTGCCCGTCGCCGGTATCGGCGCGGTGGCGACCACGTTCCACGTCGCGGTGGCGTGGACGCCCTACTTCGCCGTCCGGGACGCCGACGTGACCGCCTCCCGGATCCGTGAGCGCAGCGGCACGGTGGCGGTGGGGCCGCTGGCTCTGGGCAAGGGGCGCGGTGCGCTGGCCGCCGACCGCGAGGGGGCGGGGTTCGGCATCTGGGAGCGGACCGAGCCGGCGACCTCGCCGCCCGCTCCGGACGGCCACTCGCACGCCTGGCTGCGGCTGCACACCAGGAGCGCCTTCGACGCCGCGATCTTCTACGGCGAGGTACTGGACTGGGCGAGCGGGCTGCCCGGCTCCTGCGAGGTGTCGTACGCCGGGGACGAGGTGATCGTCACGTGCGGCGGGCGTCAGCTTGCCCGGATCAGCTCGGGCGCGGTCGAGGCGGCCCCCGATCCGCTGGTCCGGCCGCGCTGGCAGGTCAACTTCCCCGTCCCCGACGTGGCGGCCGCCGTCGCATCGGCACAGGAGCACGGCGGTTCGCTCGTCGAGGAGCTGTCACGGCCCGATGCCCGGGAGGCGACGCTGCTCGACCCGGACGGCGGACTGTTCACTCTCACGGACGTCCACAACCCCGCCGCCACCCCGGCGTGA
- a CDS encoding 2Fe-2S iron-sulfur cluster-binding protein gives MDPTTRREGGGGDPRATTGSSALTLNVNGTERTLTVDHRTTVLDTLRHHLGLTGAKKGCDHGQCGACTVLVDGRRANSCLLLAVAYDGARITTIEGLADGDRLHPLQEAFLDRDALQCGYCTPGQICSAVGVLGEAADGFPSHVTGHTAPVTAPARLDAAEIRERMSGNLCRCGAYPRIVEAVGDVAP, from the coding sequence GTGGATCCCACCACTCGGCGGGAGGGCGGCGGGGGAGACCCGCGGGCGACCACCGGCAGCTCCGCCCTGACCCTGAACGTCAACGGGACCGAGCGGACACTGACGGTCGACCACCGCACCACCGTCCTGGACACTCTCCGTCATCACCTGGGCCTGACCGGCGCGAAGAAGGGCTGCGACCACGGCCAGTGCGGTGCCTGCACCGTCCTGGTGGACGGCCGGCGGGCGAACAGCTGCCTGCTGCTGGCCGTCGCGTACGACGGCGCCCGCATCACCACGATCGAGGGCCTGGCCGACGGAGACCGTCTCCACCCCCTCCAGGAGGCCTTCCTGGACCGCGACGCGCTCCAGTGCGGCTACTGCACGCCCGGCCAGATCTGTTCGGCCGTCGGAGTGCTGGGCGAGGCGGCCGACGGCTTCCCCTCCCACGTCACCGGGCACACCGCACCCGTCACCGCCCCGGCGCGCCTGGACGCCGCCGAGATCCGCGAGCGGATGAGCGGCAACCTGTGCCGGTGCGGCGCGTACCCGCGCATCGTCGAGGCGGTCGGGGACGTGGCGCCATGA
- a CDS encoding VOC family protein, producing MSVELNHTIVHARDNRESAEFLAGVLGLEIGQEWGPFIPLTTANGVTLDFATAPAESITPQHYAFLVSEAEFDTAYARIRELGAPYYADPHGRHPGEINHNDGGRGIYFTDPAGHGMEIITRPYGGYDS from the coding sequence GTGTCAGTCGAGTTGAATCACACCATCGTTCATGCCCGGGACAACCGGGAGTCGGCCGAGTTCCTGGCCGGCGTCCTGGGGCTGGAGATCGGTCAGGAGTGGGGCCCGTTCATCCCGCTCACCACGGCCAACGGAGTCACCCTGGACTTCGCGACCGCTCCCGCCGAATCCATCACCCCCCAGCACTACGCCTTCCTCGTGTCGGAGGCGGAGTTCGATACGGCGTACGCCCGCATCCGGGAGCTCGGGGCCCCGTACTACGCCGATCCGCACGGCAGGCACCCGGGGGAGATCAACCACAACGACGGCGGCCGGGGCATCTACTTCACCGATCCCGCCGGTCATGGGATGGAGATCATCACCCGTCCGTACGGAGGCTACGACTCCTGA
- a CDS encoding DUF6325 family protein: MAVGPVEYLVVAFPGSRFTGAIAPALADAVASKAVRIIDLAFVYRADDGTIETIELDDLDPDDLVSFEPVEGEVTGMLNDDDIRKLGESVPPGSSAALVVWEDLWAVPLTEAVRASGGQLVAHERIPAAVAEAALSAVGSDR; encoded by the coding sequence GTGGCTGTGGGACCTGTCGAGTACCTCGTCGTCGCCTTCCCCGGCAGCCGGTTCACCGGTGCGATCGCGCCGGCACTGGCCGATGCGGTCGCGTCGAAGGCGGTGCGCATCATCGACCTGGCCTTCGTGTACCGCGCCGACGACGGCACGATCGAGACCATTGAGCTGGACGACCTCGACCCCGACGACCTCGTCTCCTTCGAGCCGGTCGAGGGCGAGGTCACGGGGATGCTGAACGACGACGACATCCGGAAGCTGGGTGAGAGCGTGCCACCGGGCAGCTCCGCCGCGCTGGTCGTGTGGGAGGACCTCTGGGCGGTGCCGCTCACCGAGGCCGTCCGCGCGTCGGGCGGGCAGCTCGTCGCCCATGAGCGCATCCCTGCCGCTGTCGCCGAAGCGGCCCTGTCCGCCGTCGGTTCCGACCGCTGA
- the mutA gene encoding methylmalonyl-CoA mutase small subunit — translation MTVLPADGLSLAAEFPDPAHEHWQSLVEGVLRKSGKDVSGSAAEEALSTTVEDGLTTRPLYTSRDDAPHAGVPGFAPFTRGSKPEGSTVGGWGVRQRHSTPDPARLNEAVLADLENGVTSLWLTVGDAGGGVPVSGLGRALHGVHLDLAPVVLDAGRELDASATELLRLYAERGVPPRSARGSLGADPLGQAARDGGAPETAAAVGWALRCAREYPGLRALTVDAMPYHEAGGSAAQELGSSLATGVAYLRALTDAGLGVDEACAQLEFRYAATADQFLTIAKLRAARRLWARIAEVCGAADAGAQRQHAVTSPVMMTRRDPWVNMLRTTLACLGAGVGGADAVTVLPFDHALGLPDAFARRIARNTSTILVEESHLARVIDPAGGSWYVERLTDELAEAAWAFFQETERAGGQAAALESGMIADRLAATWAARRKDLARRKEPITGVSEFPQLTERAVEREAAPSATARGGLPVVRRDEAFEELRARSDAHLAATGSRPRVFIAALGPAAAHTARASFAANLFQAGGIEPVHEPVRVDAASAAEAFAAAGTDVACLCSSDALYAEQAGEVAAALVSAGARRVYLAGRPGDYSGVDEYVFAGCDVVAVLSSVLDRMGVA, via the coding sequence ATGACGGTCCTGCCTGCTGACGGGCTTTCGTTGGCCGCCGAATTCCCTGACCCCGCCCATGAGCACTGGCAGAGCCTCGTCGAGGGTGTGCTGCGCAAGTCGGGCAAGGACGTTTCGGGTTCGGCCGCCGAGGAAGCACTGTCCACCACGGTGGAGGACGGGCTCACCACCCGCCCCCTCTACACCTCGCGCGACGACGCGCCCCATGCCGGTGTCCCCGGCTTCGCCCCCTTCACCCGCGGCAGCAAGCCGGAGGGAAGCACGGTGGGCGGCTGGGGCGTTCGGCAACGCCACAGCACCCCGGATCCCGCCCGGCTCAACGAGGCGGTGCTCGCGGATCTGGAGAACGGTGTCACCTCGTTGTGGCTGACCGTGGGGGATGCCGGGGGTGGCGTGCCGGTCTCCGGTCTCGGCCGCGCACTGCACGGCGTCCATCTCGACCTGGCCCCTGTCGTGCTCGACGCGGGTCGCGAACTCGACGCCTCGGCGACGGAGTTGCTGCGCCTCTACGCGGAGCGGGGCGTACCGCCCCGCTCCGCGCGCGGCAGTCTCGGCGCGGACCCGCTGGGGCAAGCCGCCCGCGACGGGGGCGCACCTGAGACGGCGGCAGCCGTCGGCTGGGCGCTGCGCTGCGCCCGTGAGTACCCCGGGCTGCGGGCGCTGACCGTGGACGCGATGCCCTACCACGAGGCCGGCGGCTCGGCCGCGCAGGAGCTGGGCAGTTCGCTGGCCACCGGGGTGGCCTACCTCCGGGCGCTGACCGATGCCGGGCTCGGCGTCGATGAGGCCTGCGCGCAGCTGGAGTTCCGGTACGCCGCCACCGCCGACCAGTTCCTGACGATCGCGAAGCTGCGGGCCGCGCGCCGGCTGTGGGCGCGGATCGCGGAGGTCTGCGGCGCGGCGGATGCCGGCGCGCAGCGGCAGCACGCCGTGACGTCGCCGGTGATGATGACCCGGCGCGATCCGTGGGTGAACATGCTCCGCACCACGCTGGCCTGCCTGGGCGCGGGCGTCGGCGGGGCCGATGCGGTGACCGTGCTGCCGTTCGATCACGCGCTGGGCCTGCCGGACGCGTTCGCGCGGCGCATCGCCCGTAACACGTCGACGATCCTGGTGGAGGAGTCGCACCTGGCCCGGGTCATCGACCCGGCCGGCGGCTCCTGGTACGTGGAGCGGCTCACCGACGAGCTCGCGGAGGCCGCCTGGGCGTTCTTCCAGGAGACCGAGCGGGCGGGCGGCCAGGCGGCCGCTCTGGAGTCCGGCATGATCGCGGACCGGCTGGCGGCCACCTGGGCGGCGCGCAGGAAGGACCTGGCGCGGCGCAAGGAGCCGATCACCGGCGTCAGCGAGTTCCCGCAGCTCACCGAGCGTGCGGTGGAGCGCGAGGCCGCGCCGTCGGCCACCGCGCGCGGCGGTCTTCCGGTGGTCCGCCGTGACGAGGCGTTCGAGGAACTGCGGGCCCGCTCGGACGCCCATCTGGCGGCCACGGGCAGCAGGCCGCGGGTGTTCATCGCCGCGCTCGGCCCCGCCGCCGCGCACACCGCGCGCGCCTCCTTCGCCGCGAACCTCTTCCAGGCGGGCGGCATCGAGCCGGTCCACGAGCCGGTGCGGGTGGACGCCGCCTCGGCCGCCGAGGCGTTCGCGGCCGCCGGGACGGACGTGGCGTGCCTGTGCTCCAGCGACGCGCTCTACGCCGAACAGGCCGGCGAGGTCGCGGCGGCGCTCGTGTCGGCGGGTGCGCGGCGGGTGTACCTGGCGGGGCGGCCCGGCGATTACTCCGGTGTCGACGAGTACGTCTTCGCCGGCTGCGATGTGGTGGCCGTCCTCTCCTCCGTTCTCGACCGTATGGGTGTGGCGTAA
- a CDS encoding SHOCT domain-containing protein, translating into MNRRGPGLLGAMARTAVVAGTASAVSGRVQQHQQERFTEREAEQIAPEPQTRRQAAAPPADDLINQLERLGELRKQGVLTDAEFAAQKNRLLAE; encoded by the coding sequence ATGAATCGCCGCGGCCCCGGCCTGCTCGGCGCGATGGCGCGCACGGCCGTGGTCGCGGGCACGGCCTCCGCGGTCAGCGGCCGGGTCCAGCAGCACCAGCAGGAGAGGTTCACCGAACGGGAGGCGGAGCAGATCGCCCCCGAGCCGCAGACTCGCCGGCAGGCCGCCGCGCCGCCTGCGGACGATCTGATCAACCAGCTGGAGCGGCTGGGTGAGCTGAGGAAGCAGGGCGTTCTGACGGACGCCGAGTTCGCGGCCCAGAAGAACAGGCTCCTGGCGGAATGA
- the scpA gene encoding methylmalonyl-CoA mutase gives MRIPDFSDIELGPGSGAEVTEDQWRAAVKESAGSSEGDLRWDTPEGIAVKPLYTGQDLEGLDFLGTYPGVAPYLRGPYPTMYVNQPWTIRQYAGFSTAEESNAFYRRNLAAGQKGLSVAFDLPTHRGYDSDHPRVTGDVGMAGVAIDSIYDMRQLFDGIPLDRMSVSMTMNGAVLPVLALYIVAAEEQGVPPEKLAGTIQNDILKEFMVRNTYIYPPKPSMRIISDIFAFTSQKMPRYNSISISGYHIQEAGATADLELAYTLADGVEYIRAGQATGLDVDAFAPRLSFFWAIGMNFFMEIAKLRAARLLWAKLVKEFEPKNAKSLSLRTHSQTSGWSLTAQDVFNNVTRTCVEAMAATQGHTQSLHTNALDEALALPTDFSARIARNTQLLLQQESGTTRVIDPWGGSAYVEKLTYDLARRAWQHIEEVEAAGGMAKAIDAGIPKLRIEEAAARTQARIDSGRQPVIGVNKYRVETDEKIDVLKVDNSSVRTQQIEKLRRLREERNEQATQDALRALTEAAGREPGPGLEGNLLALAVDAARAMATVGEISDALEKVYGRHAGQIRTISGVYRNEAGESPSVDRTRALVDAFEEAEGRRPRILVAKMGQDGHDRGQKVIATAFADLGFDVDVGPLFQTPGEVARQAVEADVHIVGVSSLAAGHLTLVPALREELAAEGREDIMIVVGGVIPPQDIDALHEAGAAAVFPPGTVIPDAAHDLVTRLGASLGHEL, from the coding sequence ATGCGGATCCCCGACTTCTCCGATATCGAGCTCGGGCCGGGCAGCGGTGCCGAGGTGACCGAGGACCAGTGGCGGGCGGCGGTGAAGGAGTCCGCCGGGAGCTCGGAGGGCGACCTGCGGTGGGACACCCCGGAGGGCATCGCGGTCAAGCCGCTGTACACCGGCCAGGATCTTGAGGGGCTGGACTTCCTGGGTACGTACCCGGGTGTCGCGCCGTATCTGCGCGGGCCCTACCCGACGATGTACGTCAACCAGCCCTGGACGATCCGGCAGTACGCGGGGTTCTCCACCGCCGAGGAGTCCAACGCCTTCTACCGCCGTAACCTCGCGGCCGGGCAGAAGGGGCTCTCCGTCGCGTTCGACCTGCCGACGCACCGTGGTTACGACAGCGACCACCCGAGGGTGACCGGCGACGTCGGCATGGCGGGCGTGGCGATCGACTCCATCTACGACATGCGTCAGCTCTTCGACGGCATCCCGCTGGACCGGATGTCGGTGTCGATGACGATGAACGGCGCGGTGCTCCCCGTGCTCGCGCTGTACATCGTGGCCGCCGAGGAGCAGGGCGTACCTCCCGAGAAGCTGGCCGGGACCATTCAGAACGACATTCTGAAGGAGTTCATGGTCCGCAACACCTACATCTATCCGCCGAAGCCCTCGATGCGGATCATCTCCGACATCTTCGCGTTCACCTCGCAGAAGATGCCGCGCTACAACTCGATCTCCATCTCCGGCTACCACATCCAGGAGGCCGGGGCCACGGCCGATCTGGAGCTGGCGTACACCCTGGCCGACGGCGTGGAGTACATCCGGGCCGGGCAGGCGACCGGACTCGACGTCGACGCGTTCGCGCCCCGGCTGTCGTTCTTCTGGGCGATCGGCATGAACTTCTTCATGGAGATCGCGAAACTCCGTGCGGCCCGGTTGCTCTGGGCCAAGCTGGTCAAGGAGTTCGAGCCGAAGAACGCCAAGTCCCTCTCCCTGCGCACCCACTCGCAGACCTCGGGCTGGTCGCTGACCGCGCAGGACGTCTTCAACAACGTCACCCGCACGTGCGTCGAGGCGATGGCGGCGACCCAGGGGCACACCCAGTCCCTGCACACCAACGCCCTGGACGAAGCCCTCGCCCTGCCCACCGACTTCTCCGCCCGCATCGCCCGCAACACCCAGCTGCTCCTCCAGCAGGAGTCCGGCACCACCCGCGTCATCGACCCGTGGGGCGGCAGCGCCTACGTGGAGAAGCTCACCTACGACCTGGCACGGCGGGCCTGGCAGCACATCGAGGAGGTCGAGGCGGCGGGCGGCATGGCCAAGGCCATCGACGCCGGCATCCCGAAGCTGCGCATCGAGGAAGCCGCCGCCCGCACCCAGGCCCGCATCGACTCCGGCCGCCAGCCCGTCATCGGCGTCAACAAGTACCGCGTCGAGACCGACGAGAAGATCGACGTCCTCAAGGTCGACAACTCCTCCGTCCGCACCCAGCAGATCGAGAAGCTGCGCCGGCTGCGCGAGGAGCGCAACGAGCAGGCCACCCAGGACGCGCTGCGCGCGCTGACGGAGGCGGCAGGACGCGAGCCGGGCCCCGGACTGGAGGGAAACCTGCTGGCACTGGCGGTCGACGCGGCGCGGGCGATGGCCACCGTGGGCGAGATCTCGGACGCGCTGGAGAAGGTGTACGGCCGGCACGCGGGCCAGATCCGTACGATCTCCGGTGTGTACCGCAACGAGGCAGGGGAGTCGCCGTCCGTGGACCGCACCCGCGCACTGGTCGACGCGTTCGAGGAGGCGGAGGGACGCCGTCCGCGCATCCTGGTCGCCAAGATGGGCCAGGACGGGCACGACCGGGGGCAGAAGGTGATCGCGACCGCCTTCGCCGACCTGGGCTTCGACGTCGACGTCGGCCCGCTCTTCCAGACCCCGGGCGAGGTCGCCCGGCAGGCGGTAGAGGCGGACGTGCACATCGTGGGCGTCTCGTCCCTGGCCGCCGGCCACCTCACCCTCGTTCCCGCGCTGCGCGAGGAACTGGCGGCCGAGGGGCGCGAGGACATCATGATCGTGGTGGGCGGGGTCATCCCGCCGCAGGACATCGACGCGCTCCACGAGGCCGGTGCCGCAGCCGTGTTCCCGCCCGGGACGGTGATCCCGGACGCGGCCCACGATCTGGTGACGCGGCTCGGTGCCTCACTCGGCCACGAGCTGTGA
- a CDS encoding DUF1992 domain-containing protein codes for MTERKPAGISFESWVDKQIRESEQRGDFSQLPGFGKPLDGLDRPYDETWWIKSKMQREGVSVLPPTLALRKEAEDVLAALPQVRTEAEVRRRLTEVNEKIAEAIRRPPPGPLLNLKPFDVDALTGEWRAARDSC; via the coding sequence GTGACCGAACGCAAACCTGCAGGCATCAGCTTCGAGTCCTGGGTCGACAAGCAGATCCGCGAATCCGAACAGCGTGGTGACTTCTCCCAGCTGCCGGGATTCGGCAAACCGCTCGATGGTCTCGACCGCCCCTACGACGAGACGTGGTGGATCAAGTCGAAGATGCAGCGCGAGGGGGTGTCGGTGCTTCCGCCGACGCTGGCCCTGCGCAAGGAGGCGGAGGACGTCCTCGCGGCGCTGCCCCAGGTCCGCACGGAGGCCGAGGTGCGCCGGAGGCTGACCGAGGTGAACGAGAAGATCGCCGAGGCCATCAGGCGGCCCCCGCCGGGACCGCTCCTGAACCTCAAGCCGTTCGACGTCGACGCCCTGACCGGGGAGTGGCGCGCCGCGCGCGACTCCTGCTGA